From the genome of Streptomyces sp. NBC_00659, one region includes:
- a CDS encoding sugar ABC transporter ATP-binding protein, translating into MLSVTGLSKTFPGVKALSLVDFTARAGEVHALIGENGAGKSTLIKVLTGVYQPDEGEVAYDGAPVRFATPLQAQHAGISTIYQEVNLVPLMSVARNLFLGREPRGRLGLIDFRSMHRRAEEALRDLGLRVDVRRPLRELGVGAQQMVALARAVSVDARVVVMDEPTSSLEPREVRTLFGVIRMLRERGIAVIYVSHRLDELYEICDAVTVLRDGKVVHTGRIAELDRLRLVGLMLGREIADVRQEGLTKFSGGHDTEAEPVLDARELTVRHQLHGVSVSVRPGEVVGLGGLLGSGRTETAKAIAGALPTDSGRVVVAGVRVRTGSTPAAIRAGISLLPEDRKAEGIVPGLSVRENIALAALPGLSRFGLVDEARIDRIVETFMKRLRIKAASPHQKVGELSGGNQQKVLLARWLAMQPKVLLLDEPTRGIDVGAKAEVQKLIDELAGDGLGVLLISSDPEELIEGSDRVIVLKDGAVVEELTGDAVTEDRLMRAIATAPAAPAVTAATAVTAAATAVTAAATDKGTGPGGHDD; encoded by the coding sequence ATGTTGTCGGTGACCGGCCTGTCGAAGACCTTCCCCGGCGTGAAGGCCCTGTCCCTCGTGGACTTCACGGCCCGCGCCGGGGAGGTGCACGCCCTCATCGGTGAGAACGGCGCGGGCAAGTCGACCCTCATCAAGGTTCTCACCGGCGTCTACCAGCCCGACGAGGGCGAGGTGGCGTACGACGGCGCCCCGGTCCGCTTCGCCACCCCGCTCCAGGCGCAGCACGCGGGAATCTCCACCATCTACCAGGAGGTCAACCTGGTCCCGCTGATGAGCGTGGCCCGCAACCTCTTCCTCGGCCGTGAACCCCGCGGCCGCCTCGGCCTGATCGACTTCCGGAGCATGCACCGGAGGGCCGAGGAGGCACTGCGCGACCTGGGCCTGCGGGTCGACGTACGCCGGCCACTGCGTGAACTGGGCGTCGGCGCACAGCAGATGGTGGCTCTCGCCCGGGCCGTCTCGGTCGACGCCCGGGTGGTCGTCATGGACGAACCGACCTCCTCGCTCGAACCGCGCGAGGTGCGGACCCTGTTCGGGGTGATCCGGATGCTGCGCGAGCGGGGCATCGCGGTGATCTACGTCAGCCACCGGCTCGACGAGTTGTACGAGATCTGCGACGCGGTCACCGTGCTGCGCGACGGCAAGGTCGTCCACACGGGCCGGATCGCCGAACTCGACCGGCTCAGGCTCGTGGGGCTGATGCTGGGGCGGGAGATCGCGGACGTACGGCAGGAGGGCCTGACCAAGTTCTCGGGCGGTCACGACACCGAGGCCGAACCTGTCCTGGACGCAAGGGAACTGACCGTACGTCACCAGCTGCACGGCGTGTCCGTCTCCGTACGGCCCGGTGAGGTGGTGGGACTGGGCGGGCTGCTCGGTTCGGGGCGTACCGAGACCGCCAAGGCCATCGCGGGTGCGCTCCCCACCGACTCCGGGCGGGTCGTGGTGGCGGGCGTGCGCGTACGCACGGGATCGACGCCCGCCGCGATCCGGGCCGGCATCAGCCTGCTGCCCGAGGACCGCAAGGCCGAGGGGATCGTGCCGGGCCTCTCGGTCCGGGAGAACATCGCGCTCGCCGCGCTGCCGGGGCTCTCACGCTTCGGTCTGGTCGACGAGGCACGCATCGACCGGATCGTGGAGACGTTCATGAAGCGGCTGCGGATCAAGGCCGCGAGCCCCCACCAGAAGGTGGGCGAACTGTCCGGCGGCAACCAGCAGAAGGTGCTGCTGGCCCGCTGGCTGGCCATGCAGCCCAAGGTCCTGCTTCTCGACGAGCCGACCCGGGGCATCGACGTCGGCGCCAAGGCGGAGGTGCAGAAACTGATCGACGAACTGGCCGGCGACGGGCTGGGCGTCCTGCTCATCTCCTCCGACCCCGAGGAACTGATCGAGGGCAGCGACCGGGTCATCGTCCTCAAGGACGGCGCGGTCGTGGAGGAACTGACGGGCGACGCCGTCACCGAGGACCGGCTGATGCGCGCGATCGCCACCGCACCCGCCGCACCCGCCGTCACTGCCGCCACCGCCGTCACAGCCGCCGCCACCGCCGTCACAGCCGCGGCCACCGACAAGGGCACCGGACCGGGAGGCCACGATGACT
- a CDS encoding ABC transporter substrate-binding protein — MKPLAPRHRTSARTLLATGLITSLALVSGCAKSEDDTAGKDKSSASQGDQGQVVASPSSGSGPACAIDAYGAKKTDLKSATVGFSQSEKEANPFRIAETASIKAEADKLGVKLLTANAQSQFSKQISDVQDLIAKGADLLVIAPLNSDGWEPVLRSASAKHIPIITIDRKINATACKDYVSFIGSDFVEQGKRAADQMIESTGGKGEIAILLGAAGNNVTTERTQGFEDRIKEKAPGLKIVFKQTGEFAREKGQSVTENLIQSKPGITGIYAENDEMGLGAVNALKGAGKQPGAVKIVTIDGTRNAVQGIVDGWIDGVIESNPRFGPLAFQTLDTFTKGEKVSQDIVIQDSAYTKNNAKADLGKAF; from the coding sequence ATGAAGCCGCTCGCACCACGTCACCGCACCTCCGCCAGGACCCTCCTCGCCACCGGCCTCATCACGAGCCTCGCGCTCGTCTCCGGATGCGCGAAGTCCGAGGACGACACCGCAGGCAAGGACAAGAGCTCCGCGAGCCAGGGCGACCAGGGGCAGGTCGTCGCCTCACCGTCCTCGGGTTCGGGACCGGCCTGCGCCATCGACGCCTACGGCGCCAAGAAGACCGACCTGAAGTCGGCCACCGTCGGCTTCTCCCAGTCCGAGAAGGAGGCCAACCCCTTCCGGATCGCCGAGACCGCGTCGATCAAGGCCGAGGCGGACAAGCTGGGCGTGAAACTGCTGACGGCCAACGCCCAGTCGCAGTTCTCCAAGCAGATCAGCGATGTCCAGGACCTCATCGCCAAGGGCGCCGACCTCCTCGTGATCGCTCCGCTCAACTCCGACGGCTGGGAGCCGGTCCTGCGCTCGGCGTCCGCCAAGCACATCCCGATCATCACCATCGACCGCAAGATCAACGCCACCGCCTGCAAGGACTATGTGAGCTTCATCGGCTCCGACTTCGTGGAGCAGGGCAAGCGGGCCGCGGACCAGATGATCGAATCGACCGGTGGCAAGGGCGAGATCGCCATCCTGCTCGGCGCCGCCGGCAACAACGTGACGACCGAACGCACCCAGGGCTTCGAGGACCGCATCAAGGAGAAGGCTCCCGGCCTCAAGATCGTCTTCAAGCAGACCGGTGAATTCGCCCGGGAGAAGGGCCAGTCGGTCACCGAGAACCTCATCCAGTCCAAGCCCGGCATCACCGGGATCTACGCCGAGAACGACGAGATGGGCCTCGGCGCGGTGAACGCCCTCAAGGGGGCCGGCAAGCAGCCCGGCGCGGTGAAGATCGTGACGATCGACGGCACCCGCAACGCCGTCCAGGGCATCGTCGACGGCTGGATCGACGGGGTCATCGAGTCCAACCCGCGCTTCGGGCCGCTCGCCTTCCAGACCCTGGACACCTTCACCAAGGGCGAGAAGGTCTCCCAGGACATCGTCATCCAGGACAGCGCGTACACCAAGAACAACGCCAAGGCCGACCTGGGCAAGGCCTTCTGA
- a CDS encoding LacI family DNA-binding transcriptional regulator, producing MRVSLKDVAEHAGVSIKTVSNVVNNYPHVTPAMRARVQEAIDELGYRPNLTARHLRKGRTGIIALAVPELGNPYFAELAGAVIDAAAEHEFTVLLDHTRGDREQEVLVSQGFRANVIDGLILSPLELEDEDLRSRTDDVPLVLLGERQYELPYDHIAIDNVSAARSAVRHLLSRGRSRIAYLGARTDSANQPAHLRLAGWRAELTEAGVPAPDELVVPVGGWDRDEGARAMAWLLDSGVRPDAVFAYNDLVAIGAMRVLHERGLRVPWDVAVVGFDDIEEGRFGAVTLTTISPDKQAIARMAVASLLRSLSGRTEPGGRELTADFKLVERESTLGRR from the coding sequence TTGCGGGTCAGCCTGAAAGACGTCGCGGAGCACGCCGGCGTCTCGATCAAGACGGTTTCGAACGTCGTGAACAACTATCCGCACGTCACCCCGGCCATGCGGGCCCGGGTCCAGGAGGCCATCGACGAGCTGGGCTACCGGCCGAACCTCACGGCACGCCACCTGCGCAAGGGACGCACGGGCATCATCGCCCTCGCCGTCCCCGAGCTGGGCAACCCGTACTTCGCGGAGCTGGCGGGAGCCGTCATCGACGCCGCCGCCGAGCACGAGTTCACCGTCCTGCTCGACCACACCCGCGGCGACCGGGAGCAGGAAGTACTGGTGAGCCAGGGTTTCCGGGCCAATGTCATCGACGGTCTGATCCTCAGTCCGCTGGAGCTCGAGGACGAGGACCTGCGCTCCCGCACCGACGACGTACCGCTCGTACTGCTCGGCGAGCGGCAGTACGAACTGCCCTACGACCACATCGCGATCGACAACGTGTCGGCCGCGCGCAGTGCGGTACGCCATCTGCTGAGCCGCGGACGCTCGCGGATCGCCTACCTGGGGGCCCGCACGGATTCGGCCAACCAGCCCGCGCATCTGCGACTGGCGGGCTGGCGGGCGGAGTTGACGGAGGCCGGGGTGCCGGCGCCCGACGAACTCGTGGTTCCGGTCGGTGGCTGGGACCGCGACGAGGGCGCGCGGGCGATGGCCTGGCTGCTGGACTCCGGGGTGCGTCCGGACGCCGTCTTCGCGTACAACGACCTGGTCGCGATCGGTGCGATGCGGGTACTGCACGAACGAGGTCTGCGGGTGCCGTGGGACGTGGCGGTGGTGGGTTTCGACGACATCGAGGAGGGGCGGTTCGGGGCGGTGACCCTGACGACGATCTCGCCGGACAAGCAGGCCATCGCGCGGATGGCGGTGGCCTCCCTGCTGCGGAGCCTGTCGGGCCGGACCGAACCCGGCGGACGTGAACTGACCGCGGATTTCAAGCTGGTTGAGCGCGAGAGCACGCTGGGTCGGCGCTGA
- a CDS encoding PA14 domain-containing protein, producing MRNSRLRTHMALLLTAVLGLAGLTAAPAATAADDPVEVHGLKGEYYTQSAPGAFDFHELKATGLDTNLDFDNLEPRLAFATGRSDDVNVRWTGRIVPEKTGPHTFSIIGDNGFRLWVDGHLAIDHWVDDWDREQTAQPIDLTAGQAYDIKVEYFEHFGGSNLHLRWTPPGGTRTAVPQSALRLPDGYAYDGAIATTVQGDGRSLRLDFAQPLTAPPAGLTDHVEAVIGGAKWPLATAKLDPADPKSLIVGLKEPVVGNKTGTAKGTADLRYDGQGGLSGTNGNVVSAFWSSGPNHSTHELRTKWADEVEAGKARTEYPRPQLTRADWRDLNGSWQFAPAQAGEQPPVGKKLAEKIRVPYPVESQLSGIERHEDRMWYRRTFTVPSDWKVGSGKRLQLNFGAVDWRAEVYVNGTKVAEHQGGYDKFSADITAALKPGRTQELIVGVYDPTDAQGGENPPVGKQRLDPSGIWYTPSSGIWQTVWMEPVASDHVDSLKLTPDVGNSRLTVEPKGVRDGVPVTATAYAGHREVATVKGRTGQPLVLKITDPHLWSPDDPFLYDLKVSVGADRVASYFGMRSIAVEQVNGTPRTVLNGKPVFMMATLDQGFWPDGLHTAPTDEALAYDLKMHKEMGFNSVRKHIKVEPDRWFYWADRLGLMVWQDMPAMTAGVNPNAASRAEYEREMKQMIDEHISSPSIVMWVTFNEGWGQYDEARIADQAKAWDPTRLVNSMSGINLGVDGGTGDIIDEHGYPSPALPPNPDGKRALVSGEYGGLGLAVPGHAWSVQQSYVDVDPSAYTDDYLARLAEVHKLACKGGNGAVYTQISDVEGELNGLITYDRTVVKPDVARLKAAHDALIHDASQATPAGCS from the coding sequence GTGCGCAACAGCAGACTCCGAACCCACATGGCACTCTTACTCACCGCGGTTCTCGGCCTCGCGGGACTCACCGCGGCCCCGGCCGCCACCGCGGCCGACGACCCCGTGGAAGTCCACGGCCTGAAGGGCGAGTACTACACCCAGTCCGCCCCCGGCGCCTTCGACTTCCACGAGCTCAAAGCCACCGGATTGGACACCAACCTCGACTTCGACAACCTGGAGCCCCGGCTCGCCTTCGCCACCGGACGGTCGGACGACGTCAACGTCCGCTGGACCGGCCGGATCGTCCCCGAGAAGACCGGCCCGCACACGTTCTCGATCATCGGGGACAACGGCTTCAGGCTGTGGGTCGACGGACACCTCGCCATCGACCACTGGGTCGACGACTGGGACCGCGAACAGACCGCCCAGCCCATCGACCTGACCGCCGGACAGGCCTACGACATCAAGGTCGAGTACTTCGAGCACTTCGGCGGATCCAACCTCCATCTGCGCTGGACCCCGCCCGGCGGCACCAGGACGGCCGTCCCGCAGTCGGCCCTCCGGCTGCCCGACGGATACGCCTACGACGGCGCCATCGCGACCACGGTCCAGGGCGACGGCCGCAGCCTGCGCCTCGACTTCGCCCAGCCGCTCACCGCACCCCCGGCGGGTCTGACCGACCACGTCGAAGCCGTCATCGGCGGTGCCAAGTGGCCCTTGGCCACAGCGAAGTTGGACCCCGCCGACCCCAAGTCCCTGATCGTCGGCCTCAAGGAACCCGTCGTCGGCAACAAGACCGGCACGGCCAAGGGCACCGCCGACCTGCGCTACGACGGCCAGGGTGGCCTCTCCGGGACGAACGGCAACGTTGTCAGCGCCTTCTGGAGCAGCGGACCCAACCACTCCACCCATGAGCTGCGGACGAAGTGGGCCGACGAGGTGGAGGCGGGCAAGGCCCGCACCGAGTACCCCCGGCCCCAGCTCACCCGGGCCGACTGGCGCGACCTGAACGGCTCCTGGCAGTTCGCCCCCGCCCAGGCCGGCGAACAGCCCCCGGTCGGCAAGAAGCTCGCCGAGAAGATCCGCGTGCCCTACCCCGTGGAGTCCCAGCTCTCCGGCATCGAACGGCACGAGGACCGCATGTGGTACCGCCGGACCTTCACCGTCCCGTCCGACTGGAAGGTCGGCTCCGGCAAGCGCCTCCAGCTCAACTTCGGCGCCGTCGACTGGCGGGCCGAGGTCTATGTCAACGGCACCAAGGTCGCCGAACACCAGGGCGGCTACGACAAGTTCAGCGCCGACATCACCGCCGCGCTGAAGCCCGGCCGCACCCAGGAACTGATCGTCGGCGTCTACGACCCGACCGACGCGCAGGGCGGCGAGAACCCGCCGGTCGGCAAGCAGCGCCTGGACCCCAGCGGCATCTGGTACACCCCGTCCTCCGGGATCTGGCAGACGGTGTGGATGGAGCCCGTGGCCTCCGACCACGTCGACTCCCTCAAGCTGACGCCCGACGTCGGGAACAGCCGGCTCACCGTCGAGCCGAAGGGCGTGCGGGACGGAGTGCCGGTCACCGCGACCGCGTACGCCGGACACCGCGAGGTGGCCACCGTCAAGGGCCGTACCGGGCAGCCGCTCGTCCTGAAGATCACCGACCCGCACCTGTGGTCACCCGACGACCCCTTCCTCTACGACCTGAAGGTCAGCGTCGGCGCCGACCGCGTCGCAAGCTACTTCGGCATGAGGTCCATCGCCGTGGAACAGGTGAACGGAACCCCGCGCACCGTCCTCAACGGCAAACCCGTCTTCATGATGGCCACCCTCGACCAGGGCTTCTGGCCCGACGGCCTGCACACCGCACCGACCGACGAGGCCCTGGCGTACGACCTGAAGATGCACAAGGAGATGGGCTTCAACTCGGTCCGCAAACACATCAAGGTGGAACCCGACCGCTGGTTCTACTGGGCGGACCGGCTCGGCCTGATGGTCTGGCAGGACATGCCCGCCATGACCGCCGGGGTCAACCCGAACGCCGCGTCCCGCGCCGAGTACGAGCGCGAGATGAAGCAGATGATCGACGAGCACATCAGCAGCCCGTCGATCGTCATGTGGGTCACCTTCAACGAGGGATGGGGGCAGTACGACGAAGCCCGCATCGCCGACCAGGCCAAGGCCTGGGACCCGACGCGCCTCGTCAACTCCATGTCGGGCATCAACCTCGGCGTGGACGGCGGCACAGGCGACATCATCGACGAGCACGGCTACCCGAGTCCCGCGCTGCCACCGAACCCGGACGGGAAACGGGCCCTGGTCAGCGGCGAGTACGGCGGTCTCGGACTCGCGGTGCCCGGACACGCCTGGTCCGTCCAGCAGTCCTACGTCGACGTCGACCCCTCGGCGTACACCGACGACTACCTGGCCCGCCTCGCCGAGGTGCACAAGCTCGCCTGCAAGGGCGGCAACGGCGCCGTCTACACCCAGATCTCGGACGTGGAAGGAGAACTGAACGGCCTGATCACCTACGACCGCACGGTGGTCAAGCCCGACGTGGCCCGGCTGAAGGCCGCCCACGACGCGCTGATCCACGACGCGTCACAGGCCACACCGGCCGGCTGCTCCTGA
- a CDS encoding MFS transporter translates to MDGDRRGWSQCLLSGAVFAVCMAGTTLPTPLYGLYQEKFGFSELTVTVVYAVYAFGVMGVLLLAGNASDTVGRRPVLLWGLGFAAASAVCFLSATGLGWLYVGRLMSGLSAGLFTGAATAYVMELAPPGGAARATFVATAANMGGLGCGPLLAGLLAQYAPWPLYLPFAVHLALVALSAAVLLRLPETVRERRPLSTVRPQRPGLPPQVRPVFAPPAIAAFVGFALFGVFTSVSPAFLAESLDVTNHAVSGLIVALAFFASTAGQLAVGPVGARRSLPLGCAALLGGLVLLAGALRWDLLVLVVLSAIVGGGGQGLAFRGALTTVAQASPEHQRAAVISTLFVVAYAGISVPVIGVGVLVGPIGLEGAGLVFIACMAVLVSVAGVYLLRRPVSVES, encoded by the coding sequence ATGGACGGTGATCGCCGAGGGTGGAGCCAGTGTTTGCTCAGCGGGGCGGTGTTCGCCGTCTGCATGGCCGGCACCACGCTGCCGACCCCCCTCTACGGCCTCTACCAGGAGAAGTTCGGCTTCTCCGAGCTGACCGTCACCGTCGTGTACGCCGTGTACGCCTTCGGAGTCATGGGCGTGCTGCTGCTCGCGGGCAACGCCTCGGACACGGTGGGCCGGCGTCCGGTGCTCCTGTGGGGCCTCGGTTTCGCGGCGGCGAGCGCCGTCTGCTTCCTGAGCGCCACCGGTCTGGGCTGGCTGTACGTGGGGCGGCTGATGTCGGGCCTGTCCGCGGGCCTGTTCACCGGGGCCGCCACCGCCTACGTGATGGAGCTGGCACCGCCGGGCGGCGCCGCCCGGGCCACCTTCGTCGCGACGGCCGCCAACATGGGCGGACTCGGCTGCGGTCCGCTGCTCGCGGGCCTTCTCGCGCAGTACGCCCCCTGGCCGCTGTACCTGCCGTTCGCCGTCCACCTCGCCCTGGTGGCACTCTCGGCCGCCGTGCTGCTGCGGCTTCCGGAGACCGTACGCGAACGCCGGCCACTGAGCACCGTACGACCGCAACGGCCGGGCCTGCCCCCACAGGTGCGGCCGGTGTTCGCGCCGCCCGCGATCGCCGCGTTCGTGGGGTTCGCCCTGTTCGGGGTGTTCACCTCCGTCAGCCCCGCGTTCCTCGCCGAGTCCCTGGACGTGACCAACCACGCGGTGAGCGGACTGATCGTCGCACTCGCCTTCTTCGCCTCGACCGCAGGTCAGCTCGCCGTCGGCCCGGTCGGAGCGCGACGGTCCCTGCCCCTGGGCTGCGCCGCGCTCCTCGGCGGCCTCGTACTCCTCGCGGGCGCGCTCCGATGGGACCTCCTGGTCCTGGTGGTCCTGAGCGCGATCGTCGGCGGCGGCGGCCAGGGTCTGGCGTTCCGCGGGGCCCTGACCACCGTCGCGCAGGCCTCTCCCGAGCATCAGCGCGCGGCGGTGATCTCCACCCTGTTCGTGGTCGCCTACGCGGGCATCTCGGTGCCGGTGATCGGGGTCGGCGTACTGGTGGGCCCGATCGGCCTGGAGGGCGCCGGGCTCGTCTTCATCGCCTGCATGGCGGTACTGGTCTCGGTCGCGGGCGTGTACCTGCTCAGGCGGCCGGTTTCGGTGGAGTCGTAG